A window from Manduca sexta isolate Smith_Timp_Sample1 chromosome 24, JHU_Msex_v1.0, whole genome shotgun sequence encodes these proteins:
- the LOC115450729 gene encoding trafficking protein particle complex subunit 4, with amino-acid sequence MVIYGVYIVSKSGGLIYNYDHNIPRVETEKTFGFPLDIKLQYENKKVVVAFGQRDGINVGHVLLSVNGSPVNGRTTEDNRDVFDVIEAKENYPLSLKFGRARATTNEKIVLASMFYPLFALASQLSPVPKSSGIESLTADTFKLSCFQTLTGVKFIIVTDPNMQGTEVVLKRIYELYSDYALKNPFYSLEMPIRCELFDTSLHTLLELVEKSGTTNL; translated from the exons ATGGTGATATACGGGGTGTATATTGTGAGCAAGTCTGGTGGGCTTATATACAACTATGACCACAACATTCCACGGGTCGAAACGGAGAAGACATTTGGTTTTCCACTGGACATCAAGCTGCAATATGAAAACAAGAAAGTTGTCGTCGCATTTGGGCAGAGAGACGGTATAAACG TGGGGCATGTGTTACTCTCAGTAAATGGTTCTCCAGTCAATGGCAGGACTACAGAGGACAACAGAGATGTTTTTGATGTCATAGAAGCTAAG GAGAACTACCCTCTCAGTCTGAAATTCGGCCGCGCGCGCGCTACTACCAATGAGAAGATTGTGTTAGCCAGTATGTTCTACCCACTTTTTGCCCTGGCAAGTCAACTTAGCCCAGTGCCAAAGTCTTCTGGCATTGAATCACTCACAGCCGACACCTTCAAGTTATCTTGTTTTCAAACACTAAcag GTGTAAAATTTATCATAGTGACGGATCCAAACATGCAAGGTACTGAGGTGGTACTCAAGCGCATATACGAGCTGTACTCAGATTACGCTCTCAAGAACCCGTTCTACTCGCTGGAGATGCCGATCAGATGCGAACTGTTCGACACGTCGCTACACACGCTGCTCGAGCTCGTCGAGAAATCCGGCACCACTAACTTATag